DNA from Cystobacter fuscus DSM 2262:
TTGAGCCAGTGAACCCCGTCCACCCGTGTGCCCAGCGCTCGCTGCCCGTGGGTCACGTCCATGCCCGGGTAGCGCAGTGCCTCCTCGTGAATGTCCTTCATGACGGGCCCCCACACGGTGGACGAATAGAAGGCCAGCCCCGCGTGGCCCGATGCATAGGGCAGCAGCGCGGCCAGTTGCTCAATCTCCGCTCGCATCTTCCCGGGGCCTCGCGCCTCCATGTACTCGGTGGGCCACGAAAAGCTCACAAGACTGACTTCGTCCGCTTGTGGAGTGCGCCATGGCAGCCGAGCCCAGTAAAAGAAGCCGTAGCCGCTCAGGCCCCCCTCTCCACCCGAGAGTTCCACGGATCGATCGAACTGCTTCTTCATTCGGCGAAGCACGTACCGTTCATCGGGGACGTCATCCAGGAACCGCTCCCCCTGGGGCGGGGACAACTCGGAGCGGATGAAATCCCAGCCCTGCGCATCGAGCGGAAATAGATCGTCTTCGCCTTCCACGTCGCACCACTCGGACAGAATCTCCGACCCCTGCCCCACGCTACTCAAGTACATGTCGAGCGCACGGTTCACGCCTGCGGAGAGGTCCACGTGATCAAAAGGCAAATGCAGCACGAGCCGGACCACGTCCCGCTGGACGAGCACTTCTCCATGAGGCGTTGCGGCGTAGTGGCGGATGCGGGGATTGCGACGACTCATCGGCTGATTCCCAACTGAGGGGTGACGAGGGCTCGGGATTGACGCTTCGTCAGCGGTTCATACTTCTCCAACTTCTTGTCCATTACCTGCCTGCCTGGACCCAGCGGATCACTCTTGCTCTTGGATGTACAGGGAAAGAAGAGGTCATAGAGGAATTGGATGCGGGTGGCATCACGCACCAGGTGCAGCACGATGTCGGGAACGAGCGAGCCCACGCCCTCTCCAGTGAGGACATACGTTTCCGTGGAGGCGTCCTTGCCATAACGAGGCTCGCGGGTGAAATGCTCCGAGAAGTCCCGTCCGAGTTCTCGCTCGACACATGCGAACGCTCGTTCATGCTTCATGACTCCAAGTTCCATGGCGCGGGTGATAGGCTTACCATTCTTGTCACGGCCTACCTCTCGATTACACTCTGCGTCGCTTGGATACCTTTCTCGAGGATACTCGCGCTCGTTGACCTCGAAGTCCGCCTCGCGAGCGCACTGCACCAGCACTGCCTCCACTCGCGCCACCTCCGCCTCGTCCAGGAAGTCCTTGAGCGTGAGCAGTCCCCGCGCCGTCTGCGCGGCCCTTATTACCGCGGGCGTCGCAGGTATGATTTCTCCGCTGGCCGCTGGCGCCATGCACCCGGGGCTGAACATGCAAGACTGACTCTGGAGCGATGGGGTCATCTCCAGTGGGTCGCTCAGCCTCATGGTACACCCTGAGAGCAGCACCAAGCCCGCGAGAGCCAGTGCGCACACGGCCTTCTTTCGCGCACTTCCGTTCCCTCTCGATACGAACCATGCCACCGGCATATGCCCCTCCACATCACGACACAGCAACAAGCCCTCGGGAAGCATTACCGAGGAGGTGTGCTCCGTCGAGGACGTGGTGCCACCAATGATGGACGGTGTTGGGCGTTGAGCCGGTCGTTGAAGGGACCGCCCGCTGGGATGTGGGTCCCATCCGCTCGTTCGTGCTCCGCGCTGGAGGTGCTCCACACGTCGAGTCACTCGTCGCCGTCGACTCCCCCACGCCCCCCCGCGTCAGGGGCACTCGCCCGACACCTTGCCGTGGGGCGTGCGGTGTCCACGCTGATTCCTTCCAGCAGCTCGGCGCTCACGCACGGGCGGAACACCGCCAGGGCCCTGATCGCGACCAGGATGTCGAGTCGCTTCCGGCTCGTCCCTGGCGGGGCATGGTCGTCACGTCGCCGCATGCGCAGGTGCTCTTGGACTCGGGTGCTCGTCCGGTGACCTGGAGGACGGTCCCGCACTTCGGACAGGACATGCCCTGCATGGGCATTTTGTCTCCATGACCCATTCGCGCCGGAAGTACCGGGGCCTGGTCCGGGCGGAGCCAGGTGAGCCGCGCTCCGTTGATGCTCGGGAGGCCACTTTACCTGTTGGGCCCGTGGGCCGCATCACTGGGTCTTCTCGATGTTCCGTGGGAAACTTGCGTTGCTGGCCACCCGTGATTCCGCTAGGAGAAACATTGCCTCCCCCCCAGGCTTTCCTCTCCAACTTTCGGATCTCCCGACGTGGGCCATGGCCGCCGCGGGGAATCATCCAGCGAGGAGCGTCCACCCCATGAACACCGTGACCTCTCCGCCCCCTGCCTCCGCCACAGGGGCGCCAGGCGGGTTGCCGCTGCTTGGTCATGCGCTCCGGTTGCTGCGCTCACCTCTCGACTATCTGCAGTCGTTACGTGGACTCGGTGACATCGTCCAGATCCGGGTCGGGCCCTCGCCCTTGTATGTGGTTACCTCTTCTGAGTGCATCCATCAGGTGCTGGTCACTCACGCCGAGAGCTTCGAGAGAGGGCGCCTCTTCGACAAGGCGACGGCCGCGATCGGCAAGGGGCTCGTCGTCTCCAACGGGAGCGTTCACCGGCGGCAACGAAAACTCCTCCAGCCGGGGTTCCACCGCGCGCGCATCCACGGCTACATGGAGACGATCCACCGGCAAGTAGACGCGCAGATTGCCGGATGGTCGCCGGGTGCCCACCTCTCAGTGCGCGAGGAGATGCACCGTCTGACGCTCAATGCCGTCACCGGGACGCTGTTCGGCGCGAACACCGAGGAGCGCATCGCCGCCGAGATCGGCGACTACATCGACGCCGCCAACTCCTGGGTGGGTCTTCACACCCTGCTCTCTGGCCGCGTCTTCGAAAGGCTGCCAATTCCAATCAACCAGGCGTTCGTGCGCAAGAAAGCCCGGTTCAATGAGATCATCGCCGCGTACATCGAGTCGCGGCGCGCGGATGACCGCGACCAGGGAGATTTGTTGTCCGCGTTGTTGGCGGCTCAGGATGATGAGACCGGCCAGGGGATGAGCGATGAACAGCTCCGGATGGAGATCTCCGGTCTGTTCGTCGCCGGATCCGAGACCACGGCGACCGCGTTGACCTGGCTCTTCCACGAAGTGGGACGCCACCCCGAGGTGGACGCGCGCCTCCACGCCGAACTCGACGCGGTGCTGGGTGGCAGGCCCGTCACCATGGAGGACCTGCCCCGGTTGCAGTACCTCCAGAACGTGATCTCCGAGACGCTGCGCCGGCACTCGCCCATCTGGGTGCTGACGAGGCGCACCCTGCGTGCCCTGGAACTGGCGGGCACCCACCTGCCGGCCGGGGCCGAGGTCATCATCAGCCCGATGATGGTCCATCGCGACCCACGTCTTTATCCCGAGCCGTTGCGATTCGACCCCGACCGGTGGCTGCCGGAACGGATGCAGAAGATTCCGCGTCACGCCTTCATCCCCTTTGGGGACGGGAAACACAAGTGCATCGGTGACGTCTTCGCCCGGACCGAGATGGTGATCGCCGTCGCCACCATCGCCGCCCGGTGGCGGCTCGTCCCGGTGCCCGGTCACCACGTCCGGGAGGTCCCCCGCGCGGTCTTGCGACCCAACCAGGTCCTGATGACCGCCGTTCCCCGTTCCTCCACACCTGTCTCCTAGGAGCGCCGTTGCAGATGGACACTCACCGTGCCGCGATCGAGTTCCGGTTTCCATTCCCTCGTGACCTCAGTCCCGACATCGAACAGGCCCAACGTCACAGTGTCGCATGGGCCCGTCAGATGGGATTGGCCACCACCGACTTCGCGCTCGGGCAACTGGAGGCGTGGAATTGGGGACGTCTCACCGGACACTGTCTGCCCACCGGGCGCGGTGACGTCCTGGACCTGGCCACGGAGTGGATCACCTGGGGGTTCCTCTACGACGACCAGTTCGCTGGCCCTCTCGGGAACCAGCCGGAGCGGGTGGCTCGAATCACCGAGAACATGATTGGCGTTCTCTACTCCACGTCCGGCACACCGGGGGAGAACGCGGCCGCGCGAGGCATCGCGGATATCCTCCACCGGCTCACTCCGAAGATGTCCGCGACCTGGATGGCCCGGTTCCGCGACCACTTGAGATGGTACCTCATCGGGGTGCTCCGGATGACCACCTTCCGCAAACGCCTCGAAGCCATCGACACCCAGACCGCGTTCGAGATCCGTCGTCTCGATATCGGCATGAACGCCATGATCGACTTCATCGAGGTCGCGGAGGGCTTCGAGGTGCCCGCGTCTGTCATTGGAACCAGCCAGATCCAGGCTCTGCGCCAATGCGTGGTCGACATCGTGCTGCTGCAGAACGACGTCTTCTCCCTGCCGAAGGACCGGCACCAGCAAGAGGTCAACGTGGTCCTCGCCATGGAACGCTCGGAGAACCTCACCACCGCCCAGGCCCTGGAACGCACCGCTGCCCTGCTCGACGAGACGGTCCAGCGGTTCCTCACGGTCAAGGCTGGGATGGCCGCCCTCTACGACGCCCTCGGTCTGGGTGCCACCGACCGTGCCCGCATGGAGCGCTACATCCACTGTCTCGAGCTCATGGCCCACGGCTCCGTCTATTCACATGCCGAGTGCGTCCGCTACTCCACCCGGCCCGAACACACCCGACCCATCGCGGGCCGGGGCTTCATCCAGGATCTGCACCTGGACGCGGGCATCGAGCTGGCGCACGAACTCACCCGGACAAACCCGGGGTGAGCCCCTGGCCCGGGTCGGCCAGGCCGTGGACCGCGGCCATCATGTCTACAGCAGGCGCTGCACGGGGAGGCGCCTAGTAACGGCGGAACGGATCGCTGTAGGCGCTGTAGTCGAAGTACCAGGTGTTCCAGTTGTCGATCAGCACGTATTGCTGGACCTGGTCCCAGCTCAGCGGGATGAGAGGTTTGCTCAGAATCACCATGTCCTTCTTGCTGATGGACGAGAGGTAATAGAGATCGGTCCGCCCATCATTGATGACACGGGTGCGCTGGTACTTGAAGCTGGAGGCGCAGCTCTTGCCCGCCATCGTGGCGCAGTGGGCGTACACCAGCGCGACCTGATAGATATAAAAGGTCGCGGGCCCCTGCAGCTTCGTGGTCCAGCTCTGGATCGTCTGCTGGGACCAGGACGACGCCCTCGAGAACCCGGTCTCGATGCTGGAGCTGGTATTGACGATGTCGATGTTGGCGCCCACCGAGTAGCTCGCCTTGACCTCCTTCGTGAAGGTCTCCGTGAGGCCCACGGTCTGGGTCGTGGTGTAGTGCTGGCTGGCGCCGCTCGGATAGGTGTACGTGCTCACGTACTTCAGGTAGGCGAAGATCGGCCGCGTGTAGGTGCCCCAGCTCTGGGTCTTGATGTAGATGCCGCCATGGACGGTCTCTCCGTCCACCCAGCACCCAGGCGGCGGATCCTCGTTCTTCAGGCACGAGTCGATGCCGGAGTCACCGCCCACGGCCCAGGGATAGCTCGTCGAGTTGAGCTGGCCCGTGACGATGTTTGGCGCGGTGACCGCCGATTTCTGATGCCGGAGGAAGTCGCTCACATTCCTCAGCTCCAGAAGGCCGGCGTCTTGCTGGGTCACGTTCACGGGTTTTTCGTTGCTCATGGTGGATCCCCCCACTCGGGCCCATGTCTCCATCGGCCCGATTCCCTCCCGCCGGATCATTTCGGCAAGCTCCCCAGGCTGTCGATTGGACCAGGGGGCAGGTCGCCATGAACCCTCGAAAGAAGACAATCCGTCCCCGTGTGCTTCAATGCACGGCGTTCGAAAATATGGAATTGGACTCGAGGACGAGGAGAACGTGCGTGGACATCGCCTGGACGGAGTCGGGGTGAGCCAGGATGCGCCCACGGCGCCGGGGCTGCTCGCGGTGGACCTCGGGTTGCGCTCGGGGCTGGCCTTCTATGGCCAGGACGGAAGGTTGCGCTGGTACCGCTCACAGAACTTTGGCTCCCCGTCCCGGCTCAAGCGCGCGGTGCCCGCGGTGCTGCACTCGGCCGGGCCGCTCGCGTGGTTGGTGTTGGAGGGCGGGGGGCCCATCGCCGAGGTGTGGGAGCGCGAGGCCCTCCGGCGGGCGCTTCCGGTGCTGCGCGTGTCCGCCCAGGACTGGCGGGCGCGGCTCTTGTACGCCCGCGAGCAGCGCAGCGGAGGTCTCGCCAAGGATGCGGCCGGGGTGCTCGCGCGCCGGGTGATTGACTGGTCCGGTGCGCCCCGGCCCACCTCGCTGCGGCACGACGCCGCCGAGGCCGTGTTGCTCGGGCTGTGGGGCGCGCTGGAGGTGGGGTGGTTGGCGCAGGTGCCGCCCGAGGTGCGCAGGTAGGCGGGGCTCACTTCGGCGCCGGGGGCGTCCGGGTCAGGTGGTGCACGGTACGTCCCTCCGCGGAGTCCTGGAGGAGGGTGGCGAGCCGCTTGAGCCGCGTCTCCTCCTTCTTGGCGCTCGTGATCCAATGCAGGGCCGCCCGCTGGTACCAGGGCGCCTGGGATTGGAAGAAGCTCCAGGCCTTCTTGTTCGCCTTCAATTGTTTGTCATACGCCTCGGGCAGCGCGGTGTCTTTCTGCTCGTGTGAATAGATCCCCGAGCGCTCCTCCGACCGGGCCTCGAAGGCCCGCAGGCCCGCGGGGCGCATCAAGCCCTGCCCGGTGAGTTCCCGGACGCGTTGGATGTTGACGCTGCTCCAGATGCTGCGTGGCTTCCGGGGGGTGAAGCGGATGGTGTAGCTGTGCTCGTCGAGCCGCTTGCGCACCCCGTCTATCCAGCCAAAACACAGCGCCTGATCCACCGACTCGGGCCACGTGATGCTGGGGCGGCCCGAATCCCTCTTGTAGAACCCAACCAGCAACTCCGGCTGCTGCTCATGGTGCTTCTCGAGCCAGGCGCGCCAGTCGGCGGGAGTCGCGAAGAAGGTGGGCTTCAACGAGGGTTTCGAGATGGGTTTCGACGGGGGCTTCATGGTGCCGGAGAATATACGGACTCCGGAATGTCACTCGCCGGGCCGCGCCGGTTGGAGCAGCATGCGCCGCCCATGCGCTCATTCCTTCTCTTCCCGCTCCTCCTGCTCGGCACCTCCGTCTCGGCCGCAGAGCCCGCCACCCTCCGTTTCGCCTGGCCCGAGGGGTTGAAGGCCCAGGTGGAGGTCCACATCCAGGGCGAGCGGGAGGCGGGAGGCCGCACGCAGCGCCACGATGCCCGGGCCACCTTCACCCTCTCCACCCAGCTTCAAGGCGAGGAGTTGCAGGTGAAGCGGGAGGCCTTCTCCGGGTGGAAGGGGACGCTGCCCGCGAAGATGGGGTCTCCCGCGGATCGGCTGGTGGACCGCATCCCGCTGGTGCGCGTCTCGCGCCAGGGCGAGTTCCTGGGCATCGAGGGGGCGGCGGAGGCACGCGAGGCCTTCGCCAGCGAGGTGAAGCTGAAGTCGCTCGACCCGCTCAGCCGCCGCGTCTTCGACATGACGACGACGGACGAGGCGTTGCGTGCGATCGCGCTCGACTTCTGGAACATGAGCGTCGGCGCCTGGCCGCGGCTGGGTCTCACCCCGGGCACGTCGCGGGAGCTGCGCAGCCCGACTTCCG
Protein-coding regions in this window:
- a CDS encoding type VI immunity family protein, with the translated sequence MSRRNPRIRHYAATPHGEVLVQRDVVRLVLHLPFDHVDLSAGVNRALDMYLSSVGQGSEILSEWCDVEGEDDLFPLDAQGWDFIRSELSPPQGERFLDDVPDERYVLRRMKKQFDRSVELSGGEGGLSGYGFFYWARLPWRTPQADEVSLVSFSWPTEYMEARGPGKMRAEIEQLAALLPYASGHAGLAFYSSTVWGPVMKDIHEEALRYPGMDVTHGQRALGTRVDGVHWLNFLGPEVLAQLGGAEALRSRLHAPTTTVTALEEERALVALGPEPEAGDLSQGDTLPAWRELARVLEPWLLPFPHYRSWQDCPPDTASRWWRRFLD
- a CDS encoding cytochrome P450; translation: MNTVTSPPPASATGAPGGLPLLGHALRLLRSPLDYLQSLRGLGDIVQIRVGPSPLYVVTSSECIHQVLVTHAESFERGRLFDKATAAIGKGLVVSNGSVHRRQRKLLQPGFHRARIHGYMETIHRQVDAQIAGWSPGAHLSVREEMHRLTLNAVTGTLFGANTEERIAAEIGDYIDAANSWVGLHTLLSGRVFERLPIPINQAFVRKKARFNEIIAAYIESRRADDRDQGDLLSALLAAQDDETGQGMSDEQLRMEISGLFVAGSETTATALTWLFHEVGRHPEVDARLHAELDAVLGGRPVTMEDLPRLQYLQNVISETLRRHSPIWVLTRRTLRALELAGTHLPAGAEVIISPMMVHRDPRLYPEPLRFDPDRWLPERMQKIPRHAFIPFGDGKHKCIGDVFARTEMVIAVATIAARWRLVPVPGHHVREVPRAVLRPNQVLMTAVPRSSTPVS
- a CDS encoding terpene synthase family protein, producing MDTHRAAIEFRFPFPRDLSPDIEQAQRHSVAWARQMGLATTDFALGQLEAWNWGRLTGHCLPTGRGDVLDLATEWITWGFLYDDQFAGPLGNQPERVARITENMIGVLYSTSGTPGENAAARGIADILHRLTPKMSATWMARFRDHLRWYLIGVLRMTTFRKRLEAIDTQTAFEIRRLDIGMNAMIDFIEVAEGFEVPASVIGTSQIQALRQCVVDIVLLQNDVFSLPKDRHQQEVNVVLAMERSENLTTAQALERTAALLDETVQRFLTVKAGMAALYDALGLGATDRARMERYIHCLELMAHGSVYSHAECVRYSTRPEHTRPIAGRGFIQDLHLDAGIELAHELTRTNPG
- a CDS encoding monalysin family beta-barrel pore-forming toxin; amino-acid sequence: MSNEKPVNVTQQDAGLLELRNVSDFLRHQKSAVTAPNIVTGQLNSTSYPWAVGGDSGIDSCLKNEDPPPGCWVDGETVHGGIYIKTQSWGTYTRPIFAYLKYVSTYTYPSGASQHYTTTQTVGLTETFTKEVKASYSVGANIDIVNTSSSIETGFSRASSWSQQTIQSWTTKLQGPATFYIYQVALVYAHCATMAGKSCASSFKYQRTRVINDGRTDLYYLSSISKKDMVILSKPLIPLSWDQVQQYVLIDNWNTWYFDYSAYSDPFRRY
- a CDS encoding YdeI/OmpD-associated family protein; amino-acid sequence: MKPPSKPISKPSLKPTFFATPADWRAWLEKHHEQQPELLVGFYKRDSGRPSITWPESVDQALCFGWIDGVRKRLDEHSYTIRFTPRKPRSIWSSVNIQRVRELTGQGLMRPAGLRAFEARSEERSGIYSHEQKDTALPEAYDKQLKANKKAWSFFQSQAPWYQRAALHWITSAKKEETRLKRLATLLQDSAEGRTVHHLTRTPPAPK